One Chryseobacterium tructae genomic window, TGATTTACCATTTAATAAATTAATTCCCTGACGTATTCCTAAATATTTAAATTGAGCAATATCTTTAATCTGAACATCTGTTGTAGGAAGAGCATAAGCGGAAAGTCTCGGATCTTTATAGCCATTCATATAAGCCATTAAAGGAGCTCCTATCATACAATCTCCCCAAGAATAGATAATAAAACTCAACTCAGATTGCCCTACACTAATTAAAGCATTATCGGTATTTTCTGTAATAAGTCCTGCGGATGAAGATAAGGCTTCCTCTGCGTATTGTCTTGATTTTACCGGATCTGCATAACTCATTCTCATGGCCAACCTCAACTTCAGAGAGTTGGCTAATTTTGCCCATTGAGCCATACTTCCACCATACACTAAATCGGCTTTCTTCAAAGCAGATTTATCTTCTACTCTTTCTTTAGCAGAACTTGCAATTACTTTTTGTAGATCATTGATTGCGGAAGTAAGATCTGCTATGAAATAATTATAAGCTGCTTCCTGAGAATCGAAATCGGTTACTCCATTAGGATTAGGTGTTGAATATTTACTATAAACTACAGGGCCATGATTATCAGACACTCTTGCTGCAGTAATTACTTTAAGCACTTTTTTTACCGCAAAAAATCCTGTGAAATCTATTCCTGAATATACTTTATTTGCAGCATCATCAATAATAAGAGAAAAATTGAAAATATCCTTTTGTTTATTGATAATTTTATTATTCCAATCCTCCACCATGGAGTATGTAAGGTTATTCACTCCCCCATTGAATGGAGTCGCTGTACTGAACATTCCACTATACATATCTGCACTAAGGTTAGGATATCTCTGATAGTCTGCCTGCAACTCTCTCTGCATAGATTTCATAGGATCAACGATCGCAATAAAATCTGCATAAAAGTTTTCAGGCCCGCCTAATTTTTCTTGATTATACTGTTCAAAATCATTGGTACATCCCGTAGCAGAAAATAGTATTAATGCTCCAATTGCTAATATTTTAATATGATTGAATTTCATTTTTGTAATTGTAAAGGTTAGAAATTAGCTTTTAATGATAATCCGATAGATCTGGTAACTGGTAATCCGAATGAGTCTACTCCTACTCCTCCTGGTGTATTTCCAGATACTTGTTCAGGATCAAACGGTGCTTTTTTATAGAAGAAAAAGAGATTGGATCCTACTAAACTTACGGTAGCATTTCGCATGTATTTTGAATTAAGATCAAATGTATATGAAATGGTAGCTTGGCGTAAACGTACTGTTGTAGCACTGTATATATAAGCTTCATCAATTCCTTTTGCATACCCTTCTGTAGTTCCTACTGCTTTATAATATTCTCTTGGATCCGTCAAACCTGTATAAGCTTGTCCAGCGTTAGGAGTTCCTGGTGCATATACCGCATTAGGAATAGATACACCCCCTGCATTTCTTACATCAGCAGAAGCCTGGCTTACTCCATAGAAATCATTTGCTTTCTCAGTAAGAGAAAGAACCTGACCACCAAACTTACCATCAATAAGGAAAGAAATTCCAAGTTTCCCAATATTAAAGCTATTATTGAATCCCATAATAAACTTAGGGTTTGGATTTCCTAAGTAAGATGGATTACTTTCCGCAAGAGGAACACCTTTCTCATTAACCAAAATATGTCCCGCACCATCTCTTTTGAATTTGATTCCATAAAGATCACCAAAAGATCCGCCTAACTTAAGTTGTGTATATTGCCCACCACCGGTAAGAGTGAAAAGCTGATCCTGTGGAATACTTAAACTAGAGGGAAACAACTCAACAATTGTATTTTTATTGGCTGAACCATTCACCATAGTTGTCCAACCTAATTTTTCTGAATTCAATACTTTATAAGATAATGAAGCTTCAAAACCGGTATTTTTGATTTTACCTGCATTGATATAGTATGAACCTGTAGGAATTCCTCCTAGGTTGGAAGAAATTGTTGTTTCCAACAACTGGTTCGTTGCATTTGAATTATAGTAAGTAATATCAAAACTTAATCTATTATTCAATAATCTGAACTCTGTTCCTGCTTCAAAAGTTTTGTTTAATTCCGGCCTAGGGAAAAGTTCTTTATATCTAGGATCCGTAACAAATGAACTCTTAGGATATACAATATTTCCTGCATCTACTCCGTAAGAATATCCTTTACTATACTCAACCATTGCATTAGAAATATTAGCAGGTAAACCTAAACCAACAGTGGCATAAGATCCTCTGATTTTCCAAAAATTAATCACTTCCGGAAGCTTAAAAATAGAAGATAAGATAGCATTTGCTCCTACAGATTCGTAATCAAATCCGGTTCTTCCAGTAAGAGATAATGTAGAGTCCCAGTCATTTCTAAAGGTCATATCTACATAAAACATATTTTTATACCCTAATGAAGCACTTGCAAATACAGACTGTACCTGCTTTTTCATATTTGTATAGATATTGTGATATCCGTCTCCAGGTTTTCTATCTACATTCCATTTTAAATTATTTAATGTAAACAGGTTAGGAGCTGCCAGATAAGCGTTATCTATTTCTGTAATTTTGTTTCTTGTCGTATTGATACTTCCTCCTACTGTAAAGTCTAATGAAATAGACTCACTTATTTTAGGGTTACCAATTAATAAAACATCTCCATAGGTAGAGGAATTTTCATAGACATTCTTTAAAATTCTTCCATTTTCACCTCCTGCTACAAGACTAGGCGCTGAATAAGCAGCAATATCACGTTGGCTATCGGAAATATTCCAACTGTAGTTTCCTCTTACTCTTGTTGATAACCAAGGATTAATTTGATAGGACAATGATACGGCACCATATGCATTTTTATTGCTCACTGTAACCGGATTTCTGTTTAAAATCCAATAAGGGTTCTGAGTTTCCGGATTTCTTTTGAAAGTTCCATCAGGCTTTATCTCCCACCAATTTTGTGCAGGCAGTAATCTTTCTTTATTGAGATAGGAATAATTATTCGGGCCGTATTGATCAAAATCTACTCCTCTCGGTAACCAGTATAAAGAAGTCAAAGGTGAGAAGGAAGCTCCCGGTGTTTGCCTGTTTTTACTTTCCTGCATTGAACCGATAAAATTGGCATCCAATGTCAATTTATCATCCAAGAACTTACTGGAGTTTCTGAAAGAAATATTGTACTGATCAAAATAAGACATTGGAACGACCCCTTTATTCGTTGTATTTCCAATGGAAAAATAGTTTGTTGATTTCTCATTTCCAGACTGGAAAGAAAGGCTATTCACCCAAGTGGTACCCGTTTTCAGAAAATCTTTAAGATAATTCTTAGAAGCACCTCTTGCTCCCCAACTAAATTCATTATCCCCCGGAGCCTGACCGGATATTGCCGGATCATAAGATAAATAACTATTTTGTAGTTTTGGCAGACTATATGCATTTTCTACTGTGAGACTGCTGCTATAAGAGATTGAACTTTTACCGATACGTCCTTTTTTAGTGGTAATCAAAATCGCCCCGTTTCCTCCGGCAGAACCATATAATGCAGAAGCAGAAGCCCCCTTCAGGAAGTTCATACTTTCAATATCATCTGGATTAATGGAGCTCAGTACATCCCCTGGATCCGGCATATTTGAATACTGTCCTATCTCTGCTGATTTCCCAGTCCCGTTGATAATAGGAATTCCATCAATTACATACAAAGGCTGGCTATTGGATACCGATTTATTACCTCTCATAATCACCCTTACCGAGCTACCTACACCATTGGTTCTGTTGATCTGTACATTGGAAACTTTTCCATTGACGGCGTTTAAAAGGTTGGGCGTTTTCACTTCTGTCAGCTCATCCCCTCCAATCTGCTGACTGGAATAGGTAAGAGAGCGAGCCTGTCTTTTAACCCCCAAAGAGGTGACTATGACCTCCTGAATATCGGTTGCCTTCGTAGTGTCGGCCGCTTTTTTTTCCTGTGCAACTGCAGAAAGGGAAAAAACAAATAGAACCGGTATAACTGCTTTTCTCATAAGGTTTAGATTAGTTAGATTTAATTGAGAATCAATCACATTGCTTTATATTTCAATACCAAAAAGTTTATTGTTTTTTTAGCAATATTTTGGCATTTATGCATTAGATTATTTAAAGTTTCGTTAAGATTTAATTCACATTAACAAATCTAAATTTTGTTAACAGTCAGATATAATACTATTTTATCATAAAACGATATTATTTTTTCAGTACATTAATTTAAAAACACATAAATAACTACATCCCAGTTAATTAAACAACAATTAACTCTATCAAAAAAAGGGGAATTATCTTAGAATTTATCAAATGGAAAAAGAAAGATTTGTAAAAAATCAAGGAAACTATAGAATAAAAATAATATTATTCAATTTTTTTAACTCCTTTAAACTGTTCCCTGAACTCGGTAGGAGTAGTCTTTTTAATGGACTTAAAGACTTTATTAAAGTTGGCAATATTATTGAAACCAGCTTCAAAAGCAATTTCAAAAACAGTAAGATTTTTTTCCATCAACCATCTGGCAGCATAACTTATTCTAATCTCATTAAGGTAGTTGATAAATGTCTTTCCTGTTCTCTTTTTAATAAATCTATTGAATGTTACATTACTCATGTTGACCAATGAGGCCACATTATCCAAGGTTATTTTGATTTCAAAATTCTTATGAA contains:
- a CDS encoding SusD/RagB family nutrient-binding outer membrane lipoprotein, translating into MKFNHIKILAIGALILFSATGCTNDFEQYNQEKLGGPENFYADFIAIVDPMKSMQRELQADYQRYPNLSADMYSGMFSTATPFNGGVNNLTYSMVEDWNNKIINKQKDIFNFSLIIDDAANKVYSGIDFTGFFAVKKVLKVITAARVSDNHGPVVYSKYSTPNPNGVTDFDSQEAAYNYFIADLTSAINDLQKVIASSAKERVEDKSALKKADLVYGGSMAQWAKLANSLKLRLAMRMSYADPVKSRQYAEEALSSSAGLITENTDNALISVGQSELSFIIYSWGDCMIGAPLMAYMNGYKDPRLSAYALPTTDVQIKDIAQFKYLGIRQGINLLNGKSTYGEFSKPQAKAASGDYFSATDGKLKIFTAAETWFLKAEAALRGYAGAGDIQTNYQTGVQQSFGEWGKAADVNTYLANSTDTEMPYVDPKNASNNVNAGDSQLSTITIAWNNSDSNERKLERIITQKWLSLYPNGPEAWAEQRRTGYPILFKVRENNSGGTISTEEMIRRIPYTISTKRHCIIISKPHKCLMGRILEEPSYGGIKNNQITSIIQRHLRSDLSDSFRQERYVGSPKNL
- a CDS encoding SusC/RagA family TonB-linked outer membrane protein translates to MRKAVIPVLFVFSLSAVAQEKKAADTTKATDIQEVIVTSLGVKRQARSLTYSSQQIGGDELTEVKTPNLLNAVNGKVSNVQINRTNGVGSSVRVIMRGNKSVSNSQPLYVIDGIPIINGTGKSAEIGQYSNMPDPGDVLSSINPDDIESMNFLKGASASALYGSAGGNGAILITTKKGRIGKSSISYSSSLTVENAYSLPKLQNSYLSYDPAISGQAPGDNEFSWGARGASKNYLKDFLKTGTTWVNSLSFQSGNEKSTNYFSIGNTTNKGVVPMSYFDQYNISFRNSSKFLDDKLTLDANFIGSMQESKNRQTPGASFSPLTSLYWLPRGVDFDQYGPNNYSYLNKERLLPAQNWWEIKPDGTFKRNPETQNPYWILNRNPVTVSNKNAYGAVSLSYQINPWLSTRVRGNYSWNISDSQRDIAAYSAPSLVAGGENGRILKNVYENSSTYGDVLLIGNPKISESISLDFTVGGSINTTRNKITEIDNAYLAAPNLFTLNNLKWNVDRKPGDGYHNIYTNMKKQVQSVFASASLGYKNMFYVDMTFRNDWDSTLSLTGRTGFDYESVGANAILSSIFKLPEVINFWKIRGSYATVGLGLPANISNAMVEYSKGYSYGVDAGNIVYPKSSFVTDPRYKELFPRPELNKTFEAGTEFRLLNNRLSFDITYYNSNATNQLLETTISSNLGGIPTGSYYINAGKIKNTGFEASLSYKVLNSEKLGWTTMVNGSANKNTIVELFPSSLSIPQDQLFTLTGGGQYTQLKLGGSFGDLYGIKFKRDGAGHILVNEKGVPLAESNPSYLGNPNPKFIMGFNNSFNIGKLGISFLIDGKFGGQVLSLTEKANDFYGVSQASADVRNAGGVSIPNAVYAPGTPNAGQAYTGLTDPREYYKAVGTTEGYAKGIDEAYIYSATTVRLRQATISYTFDLNSKYMRNATVSLVGSNLFFFYKKAPFDPEQVSGNTPGGVGVDSFGLPVTRSIGLSLKANF